The Lactuca sativa cultivar Salinas chromosome 2, Lsat_Salinas_v11, whole genome shotgun sequence genome includes a window with the following:
- the LOC122196591 gene encoding major pollen allergen Ole e 10 → MAKLTFSLCYLGFFFYFIMCSSYVHGKTWCLAQPEASEPQLQQVLDYLCGRIDCEEIQPGASCFDPDTVRKHASYAINMNYRTNGECDGSYAFFFLTDPSYGTCVYP, encoded by the exons ATGGCAAAACTAACCTTTTCATTGTGTTATCTTGGTTTCTTCTTCTACTTCATCATGTGCTCCAGTTACGTACAT GGAAAAACATGGTGTTTGGCTCAACCCGAAGCTTCAGAACCACAGTTGCAACAAGTTCTTGACTACCTTTGTGGACGAATCGACTGTGAGGAGATCCAACCAGGGGCTTCATGCTTTGATCCTGATACTGTGCGAAAACATGCATCCTATGCTATTAATATGAATTATCGAACTAATGGCGAATGTGATGGAAGTTATGCTTTTTTCTTTTTGACAGATCCTT cTTACGGGACATGTGTCTATCCATGA